Within Runella rosea, the genomic segment AAGAGCAGGAGCAAAACGCCGCCCGCAAAATTGGCCAGACTGCCTTGCAAGGCCAAACCAACGGCCAAACCTGCCGCCCCCAAAACTGCGACGAATGAAGTCGTTTGTACGCCTAAAATTCCCGCACAGCTTATCAGAAGCATAACAGTGAGCGCCACTCCCACCAGTGATTTGAGAAACGGTTGTACGTCGCGGTCAATGTGACTGCTATTCATCCGTTGACCGAGGAAGTTCATGACACGCCCAATAATGAAGCGACCAACGATAAAAACTACAATCGCCAACAGAATTTTGCCACCGTACTGAGTAATGGCTAAAATGAGTTGGTCTTTGATTGAATCGAGTTTAATATCCATATTGAGGTTTAGGTTTTAATTGATTAAGCTATTTATTACATACTTTGATTGAAAATAAGACTGAAATAAAATAATTAGGTCACATTATAAAGGTTGATGTATTGGTGGGGGATATTCACTCAATAGACCGCCACCAATTCAATCTCAATGAATTTGTCGGGCTGAACCAGCGTTGCAATGCCGATGGTAGAGCGGCAGGGTTTTACGGGATTCTCCTTGGTTCCGAAGTATTGCGCATAGGCATCAAACCAGCCCTGAAAGTCAAACTTGTTGTTTTGAAACATGTCGGGGGCAACGTACACCCGTAGGTACAATACGTCTTTGAACGACAATTTTTGCTTAGCTAAAGCAGTTTGTAATTTTTTTAAAATACTTAAAGCCTGTGTTTTGGTGTTGCCAAAACGTGCATACGTGCCCACTTGGGCACTGCTATCGGCTACATCGGCAACTACGCCACTTGACCAAAACATTTTTTTTCCTTCTGGTATAACCGCCCCCGACGAAATGGCTGAAGAAGGTGTACCAAAAAATTCAACGGCTTGGGCTTGGGTGGTTGTTGTGAAAAAAAATGAAAAAACAACAAGTCCAATGAAAGTGAATAGTTTTTGCATAATTTAAAGGTTTTGTGTTGTTGAATAGTGAAAAGTAAAAATATAGTATTTTGAAATGTAAAATAACCAAAATTATATTTTGTTGTATGCCTTTTTGAAAGTAGATTTGATAAAAGTTATAAATGTATTGCCGAAGGCCGCACGGCAATAACGATCTCATTCAACACTCTAATCCTTCTTTATGAATCGTCGTGGATTTATCCAACAGGCCGCTATTGCGGGCAGTTGGGCGGCTGTGGGTAGTATGGTTGCTTCTTGCGCTACTACCGCAAAAGGATATGCCGATAAGCATTTCCAAATCAATATGGGGTATTATCGTATCCCTAAATTGCGTCTTTCAATGGACCGTATCGTCCGGGAAACCGTGGGGCTTCGGCCGTTCCGAACTATTGGCCCAAGGCTCGAATCTGAGCAGTTGGGCAGCAAAACCCTCGTCCACAATTATGGTCATGGGGGGAGCGGTTGGTCGTTGTCTTGGGGTTCGGGCATGTTGGCGCGCGAAGAAGTCCTGAAAACGGGCGTTAAACAGGTCGCCGTTATTGGAGCGGGCACCATCGGTCTCACCACCGCGCGACTTTTGCAAGAAAAAGGCATCGAAGTAACAATTTATGCCAAGGACCTTGCCCCCAATGTTACCAGTAGCTTGGCTACCGGAACGTGGTCGCCGTCGTCGAGGGTGTGCGACCCGCAGAAGGCCACCCCCGAATTTAAGGCGTGGTGGGAAAAAGCTACCCGTTTATCTTTCAGGGCATTTCAGTTTCAGTTGGGCTTAAACGATATTATCTCGTGGGTGGATGAGTACAACGTATTCAACGAGCCACCCGCTGAACGCCCAAATTCCGAAATATTTGCAGATTTGTCGGGATTGGTACCTGAAAGAATTATGTTGGGCAAAAAAGAACATCCGTTTAAGGCCGATTACGTATCAAGACGCTCCAATGTCATGATTAATATTCCGACCTATCTGCACAAACACATGACCGACTTTTTGTTGTTTGGGGGAAAGGTTAAAATCCAAGAAATCAAGAAAATAGAAGATATTGACGCTCTTTCCGAAAAATGCGTGGTCAATTGTATGGGTTTAGGAGCCAAAGCGATTTTTAACGATGAGCACCTGACACCCGTTTCGGGGCAGCTTTCGTGCCTGATTCCGCAGCCTGAGGTGACGTATAAACTCAACACCAAAGGCGCGAGCATTATTTCCCGAAAAGACGGTATTTATTTAGGGGGTAACGGAATTGTTGGGAATTGGGACACGACACCGAGCCGCGAGCAGACCGAAAAAGTGGTGGCCGTTTTACAGAAATTAATGGAAGATATGCGGGCCTGAAAAATATTTTTTACAGGCTTTCCAACCTTTTTAATTCCGAAGGAGTCTTTGCTGGTAGTACTGCCTATTAACAACAGACATTTCTATTCGAAACAAAGATATCTATTGGGGTAAACAATAGACCTTAGTCCAGAAAAAGCGCGATTTTTGATCGCGCTTTTTTTTATGGAGTAAATTCAAGAAATCAAACTTTGTGAATGCCGTCTTCTTCCAACTTGATTTTTCCTTCTTTTAACAGCCCCCCGATGGCTTTTTTGAAGTCTTTTTTGGACATACCAAACGTTTTATGAATCAGCGCGGGGTCAGATTTATCGGTAAATGGCAGAAAATGGCCTTCGGCGGCTTCCAATTTTTCGTAAAGAACGGTTTTACTGTCGGCAATGCGGTTGTAGGATTGCTCAACTAGGGCCACATCTATTTTTTGGTCTTCCCTGATTTTTTTGATGTAGCCTTTGGTGGGTTTCCCCAAGTCAATGTCTTTAAACACTTCGCCGTGGTACAAAACGCCCAAATGCCGCTGGTTGATGAGGGCCTTAATGCCCAAATCAGTGTATTCAAAAGGGAGAAGTTCTACTTCCATTCCTTCCTTCAGTTCTGAAATATCTTCATCCAAAAAACGGTCAATTTTGGCCGATGCCACAATGCGGTCGGTTTGGGTGTCTAAATGAATAAACACCAGAAATGACTTACCCACGAGCATGTTATCGCGTTGTTGTTTGAACGGAACAAACAAATCTTTGGGGAGGCCCCAGTCCATAAAAACCCCCGCCGCCGTCACGGCATTGACCGTCAGGTAGGCAAATTCACCTACGGTTCCGTAAGGCTCAAGGGTAGTGGCAATGACGCGGTCTTCTGAATCGCGGTACACAAAAACGTCGAGATAGTCACCGATTTCAACGCCTTCGGGGACGTATCGGGTCGGAACCAAAATTTCGTCTTCATATCCGTCCAAATAAATCCCAAATTCTAGGCGTTTCACGACTTGAAGTCGATTGTATTGACCCATTCGCAAACGGCGAGTTCCCATGTTATACTTACTTTTTATTGATTGCTCTGATTAATTACGGTAATTCAACCCACTGGGTGCGCTGAATTACGGCAAAGGTAACTCTTTTGCTGGCAAGGGCTAAATGTTACTACTGAAAAAGCCCCGGTATGCCCAAAATCAGGTTGGGGTCGGGACAAAGTTGTAAAAAACGAGTACGCTCGCTTAAGGTACATACACCAGGAAAGTCTCCTTTGAGGCCAAGCAGGTCGGTCATGAGTTGAAAATGCAGGTGCGGAGGCCAGTCGCCGTTGATGGGAAATTGGCCAAATGTTGCAATGAGTTGACCCTTTTCGATGGGCTTTCCTTCGTACAATACTTCCAACGATTCTGCGCTCAAATGCCCATAAAGAGAATAAAAAAGCTGATTTTCGAGGGTATGTTCCAAAATAATGGTTGGGCCATAATCACCAAAATTAGCGTTATTGGCAAAACTGTGGACGCGTCCTGCCAACGGTGAAAAAACAGGCGTGCCAGCCGCCGCCCAAATATCAACGCCAAGGTGAATACAGCGCGGCTCTTCTGTTTGTTGAAAATGCGCACTGCGACGATAAATGGTTCGGTGCTCGTTGTAGCCGCCTACCCCAACCGAAGCATGGGCGGCGCGTAGTTTTCCAAAAACATAATCTGAAAAAAGCTGGCTGTTTTGTAATTCAACCAGTTCTAATTCAGGGTTTTGTTCGGTAAAATTAAGGTGCAAAAAGTCGTTTTTAGACCAATCGAACGGGACAACGGGCGCAAACGAAGCTTGGTATTTTTTGAGTAATTCAGTGATCAAAATTGAAACAAGAAAAGGGTTAATACATAGCGATTTTTTCCAAACGGCTCAACGCCTTAGGCTCTTTGGGGTCAATGAGCAGGATTGCTTTGCAGACCGAACTCATATAGTCGCGGTCCTCGGCGTATTCCAACCCAAATTTGTCGGCTTCCAGTGCTTTGTTAAGTAACTTGGTAAGGGCGCGTTGCTTCAGAATGGAGTCTTGGAGTGAGATTTGGGCATATTTCTGATAATCAGGAATATTAAAGAGTGAATCCATCTTTTGGGCCAGCGCTGCCGTATCTGCCACGGCTTTGGGCGCGGCGGTCGTCGTTGAATCCGTGGTTTGATACGTAATGTCTTCTTTTTTATCCCCGCCGAAATAAATCACCGAAGCAGTAATGAGCACCAATGCAGCTACTCCGACTAAAATAATCAAGGGCGTATTGTTGGAGGTCTTCTTTGGTTTTGAACGAACGTACCCATCGCTTTCCTTTAAGTCTTTTTGTTGGGGAACTGAGGCTTCTTTCAACGGTTGCACATCGGCCGAAGAATCGGCGGCTTTTCCCAAGCCCGCAAAAGGGCTGTCTTCAAAAATCTCGGTTTGATCGGCCTTTGCTTCAACTACTGGCGCAACGGAGGGAATTGGGGGGGATGCTGGAGGGACGGGTGAATTCGGTGTCTGACGAATTTCTAAAAGAATTTCTTCGGCGGCTCGGTAGCGTTGGTTGGGATTGACCATCAAACACTTTTTGATGATGGAGGCGTAAGGTTCTCTGACGTTTTTAAACGACTCGGGCAAAGATTGACTATTCATCCGTTCATACACTTGCCGAAGGGTACTTTCCGAACTGTCATCAATTTTATAGGGGACTTCGCCCGTCATGATTTCGTGCAAAATGACCCCAAATGACCATAAATCGGTATTTCGGCGAATCTGTTCGCCTTTAATTTGCTCAGGTGAAGCATAATTGAGCGTTCCGCCTTTGAAGCTCTGAGAAATCACGCTGTTGGAAATCGAATCCGAAAACTTACTCAGGCCAAAATCGGTGATTTTGGGAACGTATTTGCCGCGCCATTTTTGAATCAGGACATTTCGCGGTTTGAGGTCGCGGTGAACCACTCCCTGCGCCCCCGTGGTGTGCAGATGACGAAGCCCTTCCAAAATGCCGACGGCTAAATCGTGCTTTTCGGTATCGGTAAGGGAGTGATTTTTGATGATTTTGTCCAAACTCCCCAACGGATAATATTCCAGAACGGCAAAATCATGCAAGCCAGCCCACTCCACCGAAAAACGATAACATTCATCATACATCGCAATGTTGAGATGCGGGTCTACCTTGCCGACGGTCTCAAACTCATGCTTGAGCGAATGACTTTCGTTCGACATATTGACGGGGGCCACTTTAATAGCTACGGTAGAGCCATTTTCGGTGTCAACGGCGCGGAAAACCTTGCCGAAAGCCCCCTCACCAAGAATGTCGTTGGCGGGGTCGTAGCGATAACGTTGTTTAAATTGCTCGTAAGTCATAAGGCGCAAAACATCCGAATTTCGATTTCAAATAGCCAAAATACACCGATTTTGACTGAAAAGCCTAACTATTTTTATCCAACGGTGAGAAATAAGTTAGGTCTCAGTTGCGTACTAACCGAAAACCCACGTAGCCATTATCGCTTGCGGGTTTGTATCCATCGCGGGTGGTGAGCGTGGTGGCGTCGGCGCCCGAATCCAGCGAACCGCCCCGAATAACCCGGTATTTTTCTTCTGCCAAGTTTACTGGATTATTGACTTGACTTTTTGCGTAAAAATTGGGGTCGTACCAATCCTGACACCATTCCCAGACGTTTCCTTGCATATCATAAAGCCCCAATTCATTCGGCAATTTCTGTCCGACGGGGTGTGTTTTTTTTCCACTGTTTGAACGATACCAGCCTGCATCTTTCAACTCCACTGTATTATTGCTTTTTTGCGCCCCACCCCGCGCGGCGTATTCCCATTCGGCTTCGGTCGGCAGTCGGAAGTTTAGGCCAGTGCGTAGATTCAGCTTTTTGATGAATTCCTGCACATCATTCCAGGATACTTGTTCAATCGGGCAATCATTGCAGCCGTTATTGGTCAATTTCTTGGGTAGCGTTCCCATGATACTGCGCCATTGACGCTGGGTAACTTCGTATTTGCTGATGTAAAAATCATTCAGTACGACCGTATGGATTGGTTTTTCATCCTTGCTTCCCATTTGAAACGTTCCTCCTTTTACCGCGACCATCAAGCGGCTCAACTCTTCCGAAAGCGCATCGTTTTTGGGCATTGGAGCATCATTTTTGGGCGGATTTTCGTCTTTTTTAGGCGACGTATTTACGAGAGCGTTGGTGGGGGGCTGTAACACGTTGGACTTGGATTGTTTTTCGGCG encodes:
- a CDS encoding RidA family protein; this translates as MQKLFTFIGLVVFSFFFTTTTQAQAVEFFGTPSSAISSGAVIPEGKKMFWSSGVVADVADSSAQVGTYARFGNTKTQALSILKKLQTALAKQKLSFKDVLYLRVYVAPDMFQNNKFDFQGWFDAYAQYFGTKENPVKPCRSTIGIATLVQPDKFIEIELVAVY
- a CDS encoding FAD-dependent oxidoreductase, encoding MNRRGFIQQAAIAGSWAAVGSMVASCATTAKGYADKHFQINMGYYRIPKLRLSMDRIVRETVGLRPFRTIGPRLESEQLGSKTLVHNYGHGGSGWSLSWGSGMLAREEVLKTGVKQVAVIGAGTIGLTTARLLQEKGIEVTIYAKDLAPNVTSSLATGTWSPSSRVCDPQKATPEFKAWWEKATRLSFRAFQFQLGLNDIISWVDEYNVFNEPPAERPNSEIFADLSGLVPERIMLGKKEHPFKADYVSRRSNVMINIPTYLHKHMTDFLLFGGKVKIQEIKKIEDIDALSEKCVVNCMGLGAKAIFNDEHLTPVSGQLSCLIPQPEVTYKLNTKGASIISRKDGIYLGGNGIVGNWDTTPSREQTEKVVAVLQKLMEDMRA
- a CDS encoding CvfB family protein; the encoded protein is MGTRRLRMGQYNRLQVVKRLEFGIYLDGYEDEILVPTRYVPEGVEIGDYLDVFVYRDSEDRVIATTLEPYGTVGEFAYLTVNAVTAAGVFMDWGLPKDLFVPFKQQRDNMLVGKSFLVFIHLDTQTDRIVASAKIDRFLDEDISELKEGMEVELLPFEYTDLGIKALINQRHLGVLYHGEVFKDIDLGKPTKGYIKKIREDQKIDVALVEQSYNRIADSKTVLYEKLEAAEGHFLPFTDKSDPALIHKTFGMSKKDFKKAIGGLLKEGKIKLEEDGIHKV
- a CDS encoding peptidoglycan DD-metalloendopeptidase family protein; protein product: MITELLKKYQASFAPVVPFDWSKNDFLHLNFTEQNPELELVELQNSQLFSDYVFGKLRAAHASVGVGGYNEHRTIYRRSAHFQQTEEPRCIHLGVDIWAAAGTPVFSPLAGRVHSFANNANFGDYGPTIILEHTLENQLFYSLYGHLSAESLEVLYEGKPIEKGQLIATFGQFPINGDWPPHLHFQLMTDLLGLKGDFPGVCTLSERTRFLQLCPDPNLILGIPGLFQ
- a CDS encoding serine/threonine-protein kinase; the encoded protein is MTYEQFKQRYRYDPANDILGEGAFGKVFRAVDTENGSTVAIKVAPVNMSNESHSLKHEFETVGKVDPHLNIAMYDECYRFSVEWAGLHDFAVLEYYPLGSLDKIIKNHSLTDTEKHDLAVGILEGLRHLHTTGAQGVVHRDLKPRNVLIQKWRGKYVPKITDFGLSKFSDSISNSVISQSFKGGTLNYASPEQIKGEQIRRNTDLWSFGVILHEIMTGEVPYKIDDSSESTLRQVYERMNSQSLPESFKNVREPYASIIKKCLMVNPNQRYRAAEEILLEIRQTPNSPVPPASPPIPSVAPVVEAKADQTEIFEDSPFAGLGKAADSSADVQPLKEASVPQQKDLKESDGYVRSKPKKTSNNTPLIILVGVAALVLITASVIYFGGDKKEDITYQTTDSTTTAAPKAVADTAALAQKMDSLFNIPDYQKYAQISLQDSILKQRALTKLLNKALEADKFGLEYAEDRDYMSSVCKAILLIDPKEPKALSRLEKIAMY
- a CDS encoding formylglycine-generating enzyme family protein is translated as MRTIFWLWVILFIPFLAPAQQITFDEYRRRADACLAREDYACAVQNYERALRIRENDAHCVDGLTQATQALKKPKPPKSKPPKPVVTNPKPSTVTTPAIRAFLVVTTDLPIHVYINGGTRQFVSPNDIAKKLPLDAGANLVVIKPTDGGSDGFEKTVTVRASGNQLLKINLLEERRAAEKQSKSNVLQPPTNALVNTSPKKDENPPKNDAPMPKNDALSEELSRLMVAVKGGTFQMGSKDEKPIHTVVLNDFYISKYEVTQRQWRSIMGTLPKKLTNNGCNDCPIEQVSWNDVQEFIKKLNLRTGLNFRLPTEAEWEYAARGGAQKSNNTVELKDAGWYRSNSGKKTHPVGQKLPNELGLYDMQGNVWEWCQDWYDPNFYAKSQVNNPVNLAEEKYRVIRGGSLDSGADATTLTTRDGYKPASDNGYVGFRLVRN